One window from the genome of Anolis sagrei isolate rAnoSag1 chromosome 4, rAnoSag1.mat, whole genome shotgun sequence encodes:
- the CATSPERD gene encoding cation channel sperm-associated auxiliary subunit delta: MDETEKREKMAMFLTKSGTYLAILVKLWLLSSNVKVCAWPCSTDRLVHSAASFDVLHVRIRPPSGRHLRYVDKDPILIPHPCGKRFTSGIPPSLYLGEKVFLSFDRFESSRQPLLIPSVLTTPPALVSAAVFVQTDRILLVVNGMIYLYFFTKLNLWSKAKGIKDPVTDLSNYDCCFAPKDPVCYDISKIVLAYDTGDLASTRQIFYSEDGGYAFKAIKSRPHYDGSLIRVYYFASSSDVGMLVNRTIDNATLTYFTYGDVDYVIEETGTPFVLNLHHDDKILSILPPGLRGFIILWSHDHFMSSSNNGLTTEEVTVLPTHDYPNTSFPTHDEGVCFVTASSSEVAAITKNRLFYGSLDMVSSQMVLLGESNVSTPADPCEVMMFEQSGTLSIIHPIPSNVSDYYNFHKCTINIQARLMDLSPPMMPCPIEVLYAEFNDRMFYIDIADQLSFNVTFVPKPGTGAHPYVTMGNPDVLAFRAHIVQEGYTYDGNPKYVLHIKLHEQKSGVMSYEEYQDRHLTGKVSTVTVDVYNKGIFCVDMHPLTALIAVECPPTKHIRISKSVTACSKDLFKPRLMQNFSYVIDGDFYDPLLLGRKDMRWRDLSVNYKYEEWECPLLLYYDSPWIPSLELWENDVFVEYVSADFVLIEINGMHNYDYLLNEVEAHCLSAAQNWSSQILWDSLMQPLTAWSRYNYRSCKIHKGNHSLPSTDLKYQVLNMNEDNRVIFPQYNGIYVFRVVVVDPRYSYCNLNTTISVYVHGALPKSEINAVKTLVSFLVLIFGCILMAYYFPKLMKENARMKSVWD; the protein is encoded by the coding sequence ATGGATGAAACCGAAAAGAGGGAAAAAATGGCCATGTTTTTGACCAAGTCTGGCACCTACTTGGCTATATTAGTGAAGCTCTGGCTGCTCTCAAGCAACGTGAAAGTCTGTGCCTGGCCCTGCAGCACTGATAGACTAGTTCATTCAGCTGCGTCTTTTGATGTGCTACACGTACGAATAAGACCTCCATCTGGTCGGCACCTTAGATATGTTGACAAAGATCCAATCTTAATACCACACCCATGTGGAAAGAGATTTACATCAGGGATTCCCCCAAGTTTATACCTTGGGGAAAAGGTTTTTCTCAGTTTTGACAGATTTGAAAGCAGCCGACAGCCACTACTTATTCCATCAGTCTTAACAACACCACCAGCCCTTGTTAGTGCTGCTGTCTTTGTCCAAACAGACAGGATCCTGTTAGTGGTAAACGGGATGATTTATCTTTACTTCTTTACGAAACTGAATTTATGGTCAAAGGCAAAAGGGATTAAAGATCCAGTTACTGACCTCTCAAACTATGACTGTTGCTTTGCTCCAAAAGATCCGGTCTGCTATGATATCAGTAAAATTGTTCTGGCCTATGACACAGGCGATTTGGCCAGTACCAGGCAGATCTTCTACTCCGAAGATGGTGGTTATGCATTTAAGGCTATAAAAAGTAGGCCACATTACGATGGCTCACTAATTCGTGTATACTATTTTGCTTCCTCCTCAGATGTTGGAATGCTTGTTAATAGGACTATAGATAATGCAACTTTGACGTATTTCACATATGGAGACGTAGACTATGTGATCGAGGAAACAGGAACACCATTTGTTTTAAATCTACACCATGATGACAAAATCCTAAGCATACTTCCTCCTGGGCTAAGAGGTTTTATCATACTTTGGAGCCATGACCACTTTATGAGCTCCTCCAACAATGGGCTGACAACAGAAGAAGTCACAGTACTTCCCACACATGATTATCCTAACACCAGTTTCCCTACACATGATGAAGGTGTATGTTTTGTGACTGCCAGCAGTTCTGAAGTTGCAGCCATCACCAAGAATCGGCTTTTCTATGGAAGCTTGGACATGGTCTCCAGCCAGATGGTACTTCTTGGGGAAAGCAACGTCTCCACGCCAGCTGACCCTTGTGAAGTGATGATGTTTGAACAGAGTGGGACACTTAGTATCATACACCCCATTCCCAGCAATGTATCTGATTATTATAACTTCCATAAATGTACTATCAATATACAAGCCAGGCTCATGGATTTGAGCCCACCAATGATGCCTTGCCCAATAGAGGTTCTTTATGCAGAATTTAATGATCGTATGTTTTATATTGATATAGCAGATCAGCTTTCTTTTAATGTCACATTTGTCCCCAAGCCAGGCACTGGGGCACATCCTTATGTGACTATGGGCAATCCAGACGTGCTGGCCTTCCGGGCACACATTGTACAAGAAGGCTATACCTATGACGGAAACCCTAAATATGTCTTACATATAAAACTGCATGAGCAAAAGTCTGGGGTAATGTCTTATGAAGAGTATCAAGATCGTCATCTCACAGGCAAGGTATCTACTGTCACTGTGGATGTCTACAACAAAGGCATATTCTGTGTTGATATGCACCCACTGACGGCTCTTATTGCTGTTGAATGTCCGCCAACAAAACACATCAGAATTTCTAAGTCTGTAACAGCATGCAGCAAGGACCTCTTCAAGCCACGCCTGATGCAAAATTTTAGTTATGTAATTGATGGGGATTTCTATGATCCGCTTTTACTTGGCAGAAAAGATATGAGATGGAGGGACCTCTCTGTTAATTATAAATATGAGGAATGGGAATGTCCTCTTCTCCTATATTATGACAGTCCATGGATTCCAAGTCTTGAGCTGTGGGAAAATGATGTATTTGTGGAATATGTATCTGCTGATTTTGTACTCATCGAAATCAATGGAATGCATAATTATGATTATCTCTTGAATGAAGTAGAGGCACATTGTCTGTCAGCAGCTCAGAACTGGAGCTCTCAGATACTATGGGATTCTTTGATGCAGCCACTTACTGCTTGGAGCAGATATAATTATCGCAGTTGCAAGATACACAAAGGAAATCATTCATTACCATCCACTGACTTGAAGTATCAAGTTCTAAACATGAATGAGGATAACAGAGTAATatttccacagtacaatggcATTTATGTCTTCAGAGTAGTTGTTGTGGATCCACGCTACAGCTACTGTAACCTAAACACAACTATCAGTGTGTATGTTCATGGTGCCCTCCCAAAGTCTGAGATCAATGCTGTCAAAACACTGGTTAGCTTTCTGGTTCTGATATTTGGCTGCATCTTGATGGCATACTACTTTCCTAAATTAATGAAGGAAAATGCAAGGATGAAATCTGTTTGGGACTAA